AAAGGATTCTGCAATCATGAAAGCCATTATTAGCCTGGGACATTCATTGAAACTGAAAGTGGTGATTGAGGGAGTGGAAAACGAAGAACAAATGAAATTCCTATCCTCAAATTCCGAGAATCCAATTATCCAGGGTTATTACTACTCTAAACCGCTAGAGGCAGATGGGCTTGTTAGTTGGATTGATGATTTTAATGAGATTGCAGTCTGAGTAAATATTCTATGAAAGATTTAATCATTTCAAAATATACATGAGGTATCTTCATTTTTATGACGATACAATTTAATCAAAGGAGAAAAGTAAATGAATTTATCGATTTCACAAATCAAAAAGAAATCCCTTGCCACTTTAAAAGGAAAGTGGGGTCTCGGTGTCGCACTTACTTTTATAGTCTTTCTGGTTACGACGATTGTCCCCACGATTTTAGAGATTTTGTTAAGTGGTGGATTTTCTCAATGGATTAATCAAACTGAAACTCCAGTAATTGCAGATATGGTCAATCTATTGATTTCTTTTTTATTCATCCCGCTGACGGTTGCAAGCTATTGGTTCTTTTTGAGCATTGCCCGGTGGAATGACCCGAAAATTTCTGAAGTATTTGCGGTTTATAAAGAATGGGAGCTTTCACTTAAGCTAATCGGGACCTCCATCCTCGTTGGAATCTTTACAATTCTATGGTCATTATTATTAATCATCCCGGGCATTATCAAAGGGCTATCCTATTCTCAAGTATTCTTCCTGCTTAGGGATAACCCGCAGCTCTCCGCTCTTGAAGCGATTACCGAAAGTAAAATCAGGATGAAAGGCTATAAGTGGAAATATTTCCTGATGAATCTCAGTTTTATCGGCTGGGCATTCATTGCTATATTTACACTTGGAATTGGCTTCCTCTGGCTGACTCCCTACATCAGTACAGCAAATGCAACCTTCTACAATGAATTGATTGCTCCGCAAGTCCATGAAGATCAAGAGTCAACTGATTTGGAAAGCTAATTCAAAAAAGTCCAGCTAATTCAGCTGGGCTTTTTTGAATCCCCATTTATTGAGTAGTGGGCGAACTGCCATGTTTGTGTTCAATGAAAAGGAGCCTGTCCCAAAAATAAAGAATTTATTAAAGGATAATTGTGGAAGATGCCGAATAATATTAGTTCATGAAACTTCAGAAATGAGGGGAATTATGGTATTAGACAGGTCTCAACTGTTTTTAATTGATGAGAAAGAGGGTTTCGGCCCCACTTTCAGTCACCTTGTGTCAATGATGAATTACGTCCGTTCCACCACCCTGGAGGCAGTAGAAGGACTCACAATAGAGGAACTGGATTTCCTGATTCATGATGGAGCAAATTCTATTGGCATGCTGCTTGCCCACATGGCTGCAGTAGAAAGAATTTACCAGATTGTTACTTTTGAGAAAAGAGATCCAACTGCAGAAGAGGAAGAAGCCCTTGCAGCTGGCCTTGATCTTGGTGAAAAAGGAAAGGCCGCATTCAACGGATTTCCTCTGGAACATTATTTGGCTGATCTCGAGGCTGAACGGGAAGATACGTATCGCAAGTTCGGGATACTTTCTGACGATTGGCTGTTTGAGCAGACGGATTGGTGGTGGGGCGAGCCAGGAAACAATTACTTTAAATGGTTCCACGTGTTTGAAGATGAAATTAACCACCGCGGCCAGATTAGGATGATCAAGAAGATTCATAGCTTGCAAAAAGAACATTTAGCCAAATAGAGTAACCAGCAGAATCCGTGAAGCATTCACGGATTTTTTGCGATATATCCATATACAGCTAATTTTCTACAAATTTTTAAAAATATTGAAACTAATTTTTGTGACAATCGTATTACATATCAAGAAATAAATGGAATAAGGGAGGGTGCTTGTTCGATTTTAGCAAGGGGTGAGTAAAATGGAGCTATTTGGCATGCCATTAGAAACGATTTATTTTTACGGGTTGGTCATTTCAGGTGGTGTTACGATCATTTATTTATTCTTTGGTGATGCCCTTGAGGGACTGACAGAAGCTATTCCTTTTGTGAATCCAACATTAATTTTTTCCTTTGTTGCGATTTTTTCAGCAGGCGGTTATTTAGGTGAGGTTTTTACAAAGCTGCACAGTGTTATGATTGCTGCTGCTTCAGCCATTATTGCTCTTATTCTAGTAACTTTGCTGAATGTATTTGTGCTGATTCCACTATCAAATGCCGAGGAGTCTCTCGTGTATAAAGAGAGTGACTTAAGGGGGAGGGTTGGAACCGTGATCACAGGTATTCCGGTCGACGGCTATGGTGAAGTCATGATTGAGAATATCAGCGGCCGCATCTCCAAGCCGGCAGTCAGTTTTACAAAAACAGAAATACCCTATGGAAAAAAAGTACTGATCATTGATATTGAAAACGGAGTCCTGCAAGTCAAGTTGTACGAAGAATTATAGACTTATATTTAGGGGGAAAAGGTATGGATCTTATGTTTATTGTTATTGGTTTTGTTGTCTTCCTAGTTATCGCAATGGTAGCCGTCTTCATCACCAAGTATAAGACGGCGGGGCCTGACGAGGCCTTGATTGTTACGGGAAGCTTCTTGGGAAGCCGAAATGTTCATACAGATGAATCGAACAACAGAATAAAAATAATTCGTGGAGGCGGTACGTTCATCTTCCCGGTTTTCCAGCAGTCCCGCCCGCTCAGCCTGCTCTCAAGCAAGCTTGAAGTGACTACTCCTGAGGTATACACAGAACAGGGTGTGCCAGTCATGGCAGATGGAACGGCGATCATTAAAATCGGCGGATCCATTAGTGAAATTGCCACCGCTGCAGAACAATTCCTTGGAAAGTCAAAAGAAGACCGCGAGAATGAAGCGAAGGAAGTATTGGAAGGGCATTTACGTTCCATTCTAGGGTCGATGACCGTAGAAGAAATCTATAAGAACCGTGATAAGTTCTCACAGGAAGTCCAGCGAGTTGCTTCACAGGACCTTGCAAAAATGGGTCTGGTCATTGTGTCATTCACAATCAAGGATGTCCGTGATAAAAACGGGTACCTTGATTCCCTTGGTAAACCTCGTATTGCCCAGGTAAAGCGTGATGCGGATATCGCGACTGCGGATGCGGAAAAAGAAACACGCATCAAGAAGGCGGAAGCAGATAAAGAAGCGAAAAAAGCAGAATTTGAACGTGCGACTGAAATTGCCGAAGCTGAAAAAATCAACGGGTTGAAAATGGCTGAATTCCGCCGTGAGCAAGACATTGCCAAGGCACGTGCCGACCAAGCATATGACCTGGAAAATGCCCGTGCTCAGCAGGAGGTAACAGAGCAGGAAATGCAGGTCAAGATCATCGAGCGCCAAAAGCAAATCGAGCTCGAGGAAAAAGAAATCCTCCGCCGCGAACGCCAATATGATTCTGAGGTCAAGAAGAAAGCCGATGCCGACCGTTATTCTGTTGAACAATCAGCAGCTGCGGAAAAAGCGAAGCAAATCGCCGAGGCAGATGCGAATAAATACCGTATTGAAGCAATGGCTAAAGCAGAAGCAGAAAAAGTCCGTATGGATGGTCTTGCAAAAGCGGAAGCAGAAAGAGCGAAGGGTGAATCCGAAGCTGAGATCATCCGCCTGAAAGGTCTTGCAGAAGCAGAAGCGAAAGAAAAGATCGCCGAAGCATTCGAACAATTCGGCCAGGCTGCGATTCTCGACATGATCCTGAAAATGCTTCCTGAATACGCGAAGCAAGTTGCAGCACCACTTGGCAACATTGACAAGATCACCGTTGTCGATACTGGAGGCAGTGATTCCAATGGTGGAGCGAACAAGGTAACAGGCTATGCCACAAACCTGATGTCGACACTTCAAGAATCCCTTAAAGCATCATCCGGAATCGACGTCAAAGAATTGATTGAAAACTTCTCAGGAAAAGCGAATGTCAGACACAGCATCGACGCTTTGACAGATGAAATTCGCGAAAACAAGCCTGAAAATAGGATTGAAGCTGTGATAAAGCAGGAAGAATAAGAGGGAAACCCGTCTGAGGTAAGTACCGATTA
The window above is part of the Mesobacillus jeotgali genome. Proteins encoded here:
- a CDS encoding DUF975 family protein; translation: MNLSISQIKKKSLATLKGKWGLGVALTFIVFLVTTIVPTILEILLSGGFSQWINQTETPVIADMVNLLISFLFIPLTVASYWFFLSIARWNDPKISEVFAVYKEWELSLKLIGTSILVGIFTILWSLLLIIPGIIKGLSYSQVFFLLRDNPQLSALEAITESKIRMKGYKWKYFLMNLSFIGWAFIAIFTLGIGFLWLTPYISTANATFYNELIAPQVHEDQESTDLES
- a CDS encoding DinB family protein; the protein is MVLDRSQLFLIDEKEGFGPTFSHLVSMMNYVRSTTLEAVEGLTIEELDFLIHDGANSIGMLLAHMAAVERIYQIVTFEKRDPTAEEEEALAAGLDLGEKGKAAFNGFPLEHYLADLEAEREDTYRKFGILSDDWLFEQTDWWWGEPGNNYFKWFHVFEDEINHRGQIRMIKKIHSLQKEHLAK
- a CDS encoding flotillin family protein yields the protein MDLMFIVIGFVVFLVIAMVAVFITKYKTAGPDEALIVTGSFLGSRNVHTDESNNRIKIIRGGGTFIFPVFQQSRPLSLLSSKLEVTTPEVYTEQGVPVMADGTAIIKIGGSISEIATAAEQFLGKSKEDRENEAKEVLEGHLRSILGSMTVEEIYKNRDKFSQEVQRVASQDLAKMGLVIVSFTIKDVRDKNGYLDSLGKPRIAQVKRDADIATADAEKETRIKKAEADKEAKKAEFERATEIAEAEKINGLKMAEFRREQDIAKARADQAYDLENARAQQEVTEQEMQVKIIERQKQIELEEKEILRRERQYDSEVKKKADADRYSVEQSAAAEKAKQIAEADANKYRIEAMAKAEAEKVRMDGLAKAEAERAKGESEAEIIRLKGLAEAEAKEKIAEAFEQFGQAAILDMILKMLPEYAKQVAAPLGNIDKITVVDTGGSDSNGGANKVTGYATNLMSTLQESLKASSGIDVKELIENFSGKANVRHSIDALTDEIRENKPENRIEAVIKQEE